Part of the Catalinimonas alkaloidigena genome is shown below.
CCAATGACAGATTACAGAAAATATATCACCATTAATCCCGATCAGCGAAGTGGCCAGCCTTGTATTAGAGGCCGCCATGGCAATGGTCCCGGCGGGGAACCGCACCGTGTTAAAAGTTTACGCATTACAGTGTATGATGTGCTCAGTTACCTGGCTGCCGGAGATAGTATTGAGGAAATTCTGGAGCATTTTCCAATGCTCACC
Proteins encoded:
- a CDS encoding DUF433 domain-containing protein, whose translation is MTDYRKYITINPDQRSGQPCIRGRHGNGPGGEPHRVKSLRITVYDVLSYLAAGDSIEEILEHFPMLTKDDVLACLAFAADAEKRFQPNA